The Drosophila gunungcola strain Sukarami chromosome 3L unlocalized genomic scaffold, Dgunungcola_SK_2 000003F, whole genome shotgun sequence region AATCGGCAAATTCCATGGGGCATAATAAACGTAAGATAAAAGTCAAAGAGGGACAAAAATTATGTAATAAACTGTACaacgaaatgaaattattGCAGCGAGGGTGGCCCAAGAAGGGGATGTTAAAGGGGGGCTTTTTCTGTGTGGCTCTTGAAGCTGGTAAATAAAAGTTTGATGTTCAAACATTTGGCGGAGTTCGCAAAGTTTTCTTGCTGGTTGAATTTTCAGGTACTCTAAATGGAGTTGCTgtatttgttagttttttcggttttaataaaatctggGTTTCTTCCAATCGAATTTACTAACAAAGAGCAGCGTTTTTTATGGAATCACAATAGCATTTTTTAAGAAAGCTtaagataatattttttatttttattattcaaaaaattaaattgttaattaattgtgTAAATTTCCTAACAAAATACTTAGTATACCAATTCGTGTAAAATTAAGCTATGAAGTATATATATCTAGCAGAGTATTTGTGCATTCACCACACCCAAATATATTTGATCCCcgcttgtttttaaaactttaaacattttgttactGACGGAAGGTAGATCGAGAAAAAAGCGATTCTTTGGATAAATTCTGGAGTTTCGGGCTGGGTGCTGTGGACACACCTACACACAGGCACATGTTCAACGAAAGGCACAACAATAAGTCAGGAATGCAGGTGGATGAGGGGCCCAGAGGGGCAGACGAAAAGCACAGGGCGCTTTGGGCTTATCAAGTTGAGCGCATCAAattctcaaaaataatataccaAATCATAAAAGCATGACGATGAGCAATTTACCAAAGCCAAATACTCAGAGACGAAACAAACACGTGAAAAAAATGGGACGCTGTATGAAGGGAAAAGATTCAAATCAAGAACGTGCCCCAAACGAAGAAGAAGTGCCCCAGTCAAGACGATTATGTACGTATAAATAGGAATATTTTCGGTTGCGttgtaaaaacaacaaactaaATGATTAATGATGAACCGCTTTTGTCTGCCAGCAAagcatttcattttcatttttcctcAGAGGCTGCTGCCCCACAattggaaattgaaaatgttatttttcaaCTTGAACTTCGATTGCTGGCATCTCTCCTCGCTTTCCATTGCTGGCAGTAATCACTTTGTCATTGCCATCATTTTTCAGCATCAATTGTTTAGCGGCTCGACATAAATTCACTTCAGAACCCAAAGAGAACCCGCTCTGCGTCTAATGGAAATTGAGagatacaagatacaagaATCGAAGCCGAGCAGTCTGCGTCTATGGAAGATCCAAGTGCCCCACCACAAATGTATCTGCAGTTCGGAAAACTCGATGGGTCTCGGCCTGATGGAGTGGACTTCCCTGGAATTGGCCTACAGCTTGGCCCGATTTCAAGTCGCACCGATCAGGAGATCAAAGGGAAAATCATAGACCAACTACTCTTGAAAGTCGGTCTTAAGTCTAAGAATCACACTTGCATTCAACGAGATAGAAACACAATATTAAGGCTAAgctaaatgttttaatattagcTTACAAATAACTAGATTGTTAAATTAAGATTTGAAATGTCTTGACTTTATAAACAATACAaagttatttagtttataCATATACAGAACCATAAAGAATCCATGGCTTCCcttaattatgaaataaatgtGAAACAAACCGATTTCGAAGTAAAAATGTCAAACCTTTTACAATTGCGTTAGTCACACTCGTATTGTTAAGTTAAGACTAGACCTCCCTGCTCTTTTTGAACGAATATTCACGGACAATGGGCTGGATACTGGGACTGTTGCTTTGCCTCTGTGCAGGACTTTTAACTAATCAGCAGCACCAAAGAAGTGGTGTCATATCAGTCAACACGTCCACATCGGGCTTGACGGATGCAGAGGGAGCTGCTTTGGTGCCAGGACCGGGCTACTATCACGAAACCAGAATCGGCGAAAAGCCATTTGGTGTTGgtaaaggcaaaggcaaaggcaaaggtaAAGGTAAAGGTAAGGCTTCGACCTTGCGAAATGCAGGAACTGATATTGTTGTTATCAGCGAGAGCAAGCATACCCATAATGGCGATGTAAACATTGTCCAATCCAAAGTGCAAACTATTACGAAAAAGCCAAAATTGAAACCTAAAGTAAAATGGCAAGATCCATCTCAAGAAGTGCCTCAGCCACGAAGGCTGCCTCTAGTACAGAATCCACCTCCAGGAATACCAcggccacagccacagccacaggcacagccacagccacagcctaCAGTACAGGAAGT contains the following coding sequences:
- the LOC128258404 gene encoding uncharacterized protein DDB_G0292186; translation: MGWILGLLLCLCAGLLTNQQHQRSGVISVNTSTSGLTDAEGAALVPGPGYYHETRIGEKPFGVGKGKGKGKGKGKGKASTLRNAGTDIVVISESKHTHNGDVNIVQSKVQTITKKPKLKPKVKWQDPSQEVPQPRRLPLVQNPPPGIPRPQPQPQAQPQPQPTVQEVPQVIKLAQPLPPVQRVSLRVTQPEPLIQLKPLVQPIRQIPPQPTVQQKPSLGWPLSEYPWLSSMIRGKRQYVIEPRSDPKSDVNEANL